From the genome of Phycodurus eques isolate BA_2022a chromosome 22, UOR_Pequ_1.1, whole genome shotgun sequence, one region includes:
- the zgc:113263 gene encoding uncharacterized protein zgc:113263 isoform X1 — MGWKVLPCEPVRAGPAANDLPVHYLRLLAPPLQLLSAAMWRVVQQGLVDHYGMLEEFVTMVTELVPELMSYSQRAQLTLGLRARLVLELCRGEQPADMRTMQPHLDRIKAPVSTAKDHHSTIDLVEESEVNFVELVHSLLEDPMERKYFFEEIFPVYFGPKYDAALEMLVWEFISRLEELLPVPDFTQLAALLGDAPSFLSDCLQSFFPPADMKALLEHHRNLGHFEEKDPRLLPMDDCILTSMSLPPGTKAATDTTSYLPAHRDPRPSEHHARPDAPANTSTPEMTRKWPRDFSNENRKANSCDETIDLTTSNDPEPDELSQSFRGGRALRKRKLSGGVETPAKQRMEASSFLESSVDDENSGESPLISIWGDYTEAPEGPATAASDPKVPWTEEETLHLLDIWGNDTVQQALKGCLKNRHIYVQIAHTMAERGFKRTVEQCQTRIKRLKKGFRQNKGTSRVEHTFYEHMKRVLGSPAASAAPDLTYDVDEVIDDEESQDGDEDLQFVGQTSQEMGTRNVPWTEPETLALINTWGQEKMQQELRGTNRTMHMFPIISTQMAAQGFSRTPEQCQTRLKRLKSSFRQCYENNMKGLEQVQCKFYNELARFLLKEHRSTPQMNETSAETDDNDSPSCSVQDIVSVVSLQDDRKKVPWADKETIILLELWGESQIQQNTKGFPPNVHIFSEISEKLSVHGFTRTAEQCHTRIKRLKTNYWQCRDSMSSSGTEKLNFKFFNLMEQILDKRPSTSTAVVTDPIEISEDSNGDSVTETEGEAGVAISSWSDEETSALIDIWGEEEVQRSLTGFVSNGHVYAEISGRLHDLGYAKTPEQCHEKVKMLKSNFLKCYEGKKCGRRVDDILQVKFYNQLEQVFGTDVVSLDDCDEQDAGTLDPLNTPWSEQETEALVEVWAADDVQHSLKTCIRNGHVFVDIAKRLAAVGYIRSAEQCQARIKRLKKTYRRHCNSRRNGRSGAFRYFNLLAPVLGDDALFDEVDTSSSSASLPLPPFEETYADVYEQPSTSHLVPDPSRKMPWSDQETHTLLEIWGEDNVQLTLRGCLKNRHVFEFISERMSNRGYARTTEQCYTRIKRLKYGFLHEKQEFKFFREMEEIFSRELKLDASVAGIPVPDEPDSGTYEPIRGKATNSHSTADLPQSFMIPIRPPPDFVSPGNQWLSDNSKHPWSDGETEVLLSVWGSEDVQENLKGCTKNKHIFMQISDALASHGYQRTPEQCQTRIKRLKYSFRQFLDGRKGDKQECKYFDQLVKIFGDKYIISDQQPDDVADVFES, encoded by the exons ATGGGGTGGAAGGTATTGCCATGTGAGCCTGTGCGAGCAGGGCCTGCAG CTAATGACCTCCCTGTGCATTACCTCCGCCTCCTGGCCCCGCCATTGCAGCTCCTGTCAGCTGCAATGTGGCGTGTCGTGCAGCAGGGACTGGTGGACCACTACGGCATGCTGGAGGAGtttgttaccatggtgacggaGCTGGTCCCCGAGCTTATGAGCTACAGCCAGAGGGCTCAGCTCACCCTGGGACTAAGGGCCAGG ctgGTTCTGGAGTTGTGTCGAGGTGAGCAGCCAGCGGACATGCGGACCATGCAGCCCCATCTGGACAGAATCAAAGCTCCTGTCAGCACAGCCAAGGATCACCAT AGTACCATAGACCTGGTGGAGGAATCTGAGGTGAACTTTGTGGAGCTAGTGCACTCCTTATTGGAGGATCCAATGGAGAGGAAGTACTTTTTTGAG GAGATCTTTCCTGTGTACTTTGGGCCAAAGTATGATGCAGCACTCGAGATGTTGGTGTGGGAGTTTATTTCCAGACTGGAGGAACTGCTCCCGGTCCCCGACTTCACACAG CTGGCAGCTTTGCTTGGCGACGCTCCGTCCTTCCTCAGCGACTGTTTACAATCCTTTTTCCCGCCAGCCGACATGAAGGCTCTACTTGAACACCATAGAAACCTTGgtcattttgaggaaaaag ATCCAAGGTTATTACCTATGGACGACTGCATCCTCACCTCGATGTCCCTGCCTCCTGGGACCAAAGCCGCCACGGACACTACCTCCTACTTGCCCGCTCACAGAGATCCGAGGCCCTCTGAGCACCACGCCCGCCCCGACGCGCCCGCCAACACGAGCACCCCAGAGATGACGAGAAAGTGGCCTCGAGACTTTTCTAACGAGAACAGGAAGGCAAATTCCTGCGACGAAACCATAGACCTTACGACGTCCAACGATCCAGAGCCCGATGAGCTCAGCCAAAGCTTCAGAGGGGGTCGGGCCCTCAGAAAGAGGAAGCTGAGCGGTGGCGTGGAGACACCCGCAAAGCAGCGGATGGAAGCGTCATCATTCTT AGAGTCCTCTGTGGATGATGAGAATTCTGGTGAATCTCCCTTAATCTCCATATGGGGCGATTATACAG AAGCTCCTGAAGGTCCTGCCACGGCGGCGAGCGACCCAAAAGTTCCCTGGACGGAAGAGGAGACTCTCCATCTGCTCGACATTTGGGGGAATGACACGGTGCAGCAGGCCTTGAAGGGCTGCCTGAAGAACCGGCACATTTACGTCCAGATCGCCCACACAATGGCCGAGAGGGGCTTCAAGAGGACGGTGGAGCAGTGCCAGACACGCATCAAGCGCCTGAAGAAAGGCTTCCGCCAGAATAA GGGCACCTCCCGAGTGGAGCATACATTTTACGAGCACATGAAGCGGGTGCTGGGATCGCCGGCCGCGTCCGCCGCGCCCGATTTGACATATGATGTCGACGAGGTTATCGACGACGAGGAGTCTCAGGACGGTGACGAGGACTTGCAGTTTGTGGGGCAGACCAGTCAGGAAATGG gAACTCGAAATGTGCCATGGACAGAACCGGAAACGCTGGCCCTCATCAACACGTGGGGCCAGGAGAAGATGCAGCAGGAGCTGAGAGGAACAAACAGAACCATGCACATGTTCCCCATCATCTCCACACAGATGGCCGCACAGGGATTCTCCAGGACGCCCGAGCAGTGCCAAACCAGGCTGAAGAGGCTCAAGTCCAGTTTCAGGCAGTGCTACGAAAACAA CATGAAGGGTCTGGAGCAAGTTCAGTGCAAGTTTTATAACGAGCTGGCAAGATTTTTATTGAAAGAACACCGCTCAACGCCGCAAATGAATGAGACGTCAGCAGAGACCGACGACAACGACTCGCCCTCCTGCTCCGTTCAGGACATCG TGTCTGTTGTCAGCCTCCAGGATGACAGGAAGAAAGTCCCCTGGGCTGACAAAGAGACCATCATCCTTCTGGAGCTTTGGGGAGAATCGCAG ATCCAGCAGAATACGAAAGGCTTTCCGCCCAACGTTCACATTTTCAGTGAAATATCAGAGAAACTGTCCGTCCACGGTTTCACTCGCACCGCCGAGCAGTGCCACACCAGAATCAAAAGACTCAAGACCAATTACTGGCAGTGTCGAGACAGCATGAG CTCGTCCGGGACCGAAAAGCTCAATTTCAAATTCTTCAATTTGATGGAACAAATCCTGGACAAGCGTCCGTCCACCTCCACCGCTGTAGTCACAGACCCCATTGAAATATCAGAAGACTCCAACGGCGACTCTGTGACTGAAACGG AGGGAGAAGCGGGCGTAGCCATCAGCTCGTGGTCGGATGAGGAGACCTCTGCACTGATCGACATCTGGGGAGAAGAGGAAGTGCAGCGCTCGCTCACGGGTTTCGTCTCCAACGGACACGTTTACGCCGAAATTTCCGGGCGGCTGCATGACCTCGGCTACGCCAAAACCCCGGAGCAGTGCCACGAGAAAGTTAAGATGTTGAAGAGCAACTTTCTCAAGTGTTACGAAGGGAAGAA ATGCGGAAGGCGAGTGGATGACATTCTACAAGTGAAGTTCTACAACCAGTTGGAGCAAGTGTTCGGCACGGACGTGGTTTCGCTGGACGACTGCGACGAGCAGGATGCGGGGACGCTGGACCCTCTGAACACGCCGTGGAGCGAGCAGGAAACGGAGGCCCTGGTGGAGGTGTGGGCCGCCGACGATGTGCAGCACAGCCTGAAGACCTGCATCCGCAACGGGCACGTCTTCGTCGACATAGCCAAGAGGCTGGCTGCAGTGGGCTACATCAGGAGCGCCGAGCAGTGCCAGGCCAGGATCAAAAGGCTGAAGAAGACCTATAGGCGCCACTGCAACAGCCGCAG AAATGGCCGATCCGGAGCCTTTCGCTACTTCAACCTCCTCGCTCCGGTGCTGGGTGATGATGCCCTCTTTGATGAAGTGGATACTTCGTCGTCTTCTGCTTCTCTACCCTTGCCGCCCTTTGAAGAAACCTATGCAGACGTCT ACGAGCAGCCCTCCACCAGCCACCTGGTGCCCGACCCGAGCAGGAAGATGCCGTGGTCGGACCAGGAGACGCACACCCTGCTGGAGATTTGGGGGGAGGACAACGTGCAGCTGACGCTGAGGGGTTGCCTGAAGAACCGCCACGTCTTCGAGTTCATCTCGGAGAGGATGAGCAACCGGGGCTACGCCAGGACCACGGAGCAGTGCTACACTCGCATCAAGCGCCTTAAATACGGCTTCCTCCACGAAAA GCAGGAATTTAAGTTCTTCCGAGAAATGGAGGAAATCTTCAGTCGGGAGTTAAAGTTGGATGCGTCGGTCGCAGGCATCCCGGTCCCGGACGAGCCCGACAGCGGCACGTACGAACCCATCAGAGGTAAAGCGACCAATTCGCACAGCACAGCAGACCTCCCCCAAAGCTTCATGATTCCAATCCGTCCCCCTCCAGATTTTGTGTCCCCGGGCAACCAGTGGCTGTCGGACAACTCCAAGCATCCGTGGAGCGACGGCGAGACGGAGGTGTTGCTGAGCGTGTGGGGGAGTGAGGATGTGCAGGAGAACCTGAAGGGTTGCACCAAGAACAAGCACATCTTCATGCAGATCTCTGACGCGCTAGCCAGCCACGGCTACCAGCGCACGCCCGAGCAGTGCCAGACCCGGATCAAGAGGCTCAAGTACAGCTTCCGGCAGTTCCTCGACGGCAGGAA AGGAGACAAACAGGAGTGCAAGTATTTTGACCAGCTGGTCAAGATATTTGGCGACAAGTACATCATCTCTGACCAGCAGCCCGACGATGTGGCTGATGTTTTTG AGTCGTAA